The following coding sequences are from one Treponema bryantii window:
- a CDS encoding DUF4474 domain-containing protein produces the protein MSDIYRFRCIASSGAGYRAVISYKNPNCKNWSKTDRVSGPVSVGISRDVFLKDIKEIKDGASVRIVMAYGVTRTEAKETFTYKSNSANYAVYDGHTPNSKTLKCLNVICESKEEGEVSGFNFTAKAAYAFNVNIEYQNPGNKAKIISEVVRVNSGTPETIHIGEFSEISDGAKVRFIMDIVAGRKGVRANQVFTFKRDITCLAKYECTGTTYDETIKYLGKTDFKPAIFTGGKGRNSSICSSGNKGLTSNTFVKIGNDKLSNLIQFGDDGHVASIAMDKAGKTITTFASGPKGAKLRGHLWFMDEQYNCYEEDIAYHGKRPTENTTKIQNSNIKYISWNDKLLGGDYNPALRLITIKGKFEKTFNRFGFVRTEKDGRFFYNTKIDCPQKDFGYFDLYDYCFDYATNMEKKKFEFTSNGKEYIFWLWKGNYLNLGAGAELGFYEFERNISRREAEKSIRLFVTNIILALFASLIPEPITCATLTATINSILSEVFSMHHQESYKFYKVVDESQYLKMAVNLRGKNNLPANISSYSPKDNQWWITTFVPYLQGVQPKDLAPTYTITFTKDKEQLFNDFVDTQIKTCKNKVEIIERDKIVIKGIANGWTFDRRKLTLEYTF, from the coding sequence ATGTCTGATATTTATCGTTTTCGATGTATTGCAAGCAGTGGGGCTGGATACCGAGCCGTAATTAGTTACAAAAATCCAAATTGTAAAAACTGGAGCAAAACAGACAGAGTCAGTGGACCTGTCTCTGTAGGAATTTCCCGAGATGTTTTTCTGAAAGACATTAAGGAAATAAAAGATGGAGCCAGTGTAAGAATTGTAATGGCGTATGGGGTAACACGTACAGAAGCAAAAGAAACTTTTACTTATAAAAGTAATTCTGCTAACTATGCTGTGTATGATGGTCATACACCAAATTCAAAAACTCTTAAATGTTTGAACGTTATCTGCGAATCAAAAGAAGAAGGTGAAGTTTCTGGCTTTAATTTTACTGCAAAAGCAGCATACGCTTTTAATGTAAATATCGAATATCAAAACCCAGGCAATAAGGCAAAAATCATTTCTGAAGTAGTCCGAGTTAATTCAGGCACTCCAGAAACAATCCATATAGGAGAGTTCTCAGAAATTTCAGATGGAGCAAAAGTTCGTTTTATAATGGATATTGTAGCAGGCAGAAAAGGTGTACGTGCAAATCAAGTTTTTACTTTCAAACGTGACATAACATGCCTTGCAAAATATGAATGTACTGGAACTACCTATGACGAGACAATTAAATACTTAGGTAAAACAGATTTTAAGCCGGCAATATTTACTGGTGGAAAAGGTAGAAATTCCAGTATTTGTTCTTCAGGCAACAAAGGATTGACCAGCAACACCTTCGTAAAAATTGGAAATGACAAATTATCAAACTTGATTCAATTTGGTGATGATGGACATGTAGCATCTATAGCAATGGACAAAGCTGGAAAAACAATAACTACTTTTGCATCTGGTCCTAAAGGTGCTAAACTTAGGGGCCACTTATGGTTTATGGATGAGCAATACAATTGTTATGAAGAAGATATTGCTTACCATGGTAAAAGACCTACAGAAAATACAACTAAAATACAAAATTCAAACATTAAATACATTTCATGGAATGATAAACTATTGGGAGGAGACTATAACCCTGCTCTACGGCTAATAACTATCAAAGGTAAGTTCGAAAAAACTTTCAATCGATTTGGTTTTGTAAGAACAGAAAAGGATGGACGATTTTTTTATAATACAAAAATTGATTGTCCACAAAAGGATTTTGGTTATTTTGATCTTTACGACTACTGTTTCGATTATGCAACAAATATGGAAAAGAAAAAATTCGAATTCACATCAAATGGAAAAGAATACATATTCTGGCTTTGGAAAGGAAATTATTTAAACCTTGGTGCAGGTGCAGAATTAGGTTTTTATGAATTCGAAAGAAACATTAGCCGTAGAGAAGCAGAAAAAAGCATTCGCTTGTTTGTAACAAATATTATTCTTGCGCTGTTTGCAAGTTTAATACCAGAACCAATAACTTGCGCAACCTTGACAGCAACAATTAATTCAATCCTATCAGAAGTCTTTTCTATGCATCATCAGGAATCATATAAATTTTACAAAGTCGTAGATGAAAGTCAGTACCTGAAAATGGCAGTTAATTTACGTGGAAAGAATAATCTACCAGCAAATATATCTAGTTATTCTCCAAAAGATAATCAGTGGTGGATTACAACCTTTGTTCCATATCTACAAGGTGTTCAACCAAAAGATCTTGCGCCAACGTACACGATAACATTTACAAAAGATAAGGAACAATTGTTCAACGACTTTGTAGATACACAAATTAAAACTTGTAAAAACAAAGTAGAAATAATAGAACGTGACAAAATTGTGATTAAAGGAATAGCAAATGGCTGGACTTTTGATAGAAGAAAATTGACACTTGAATACACTTTCTAA
- a CDS encoding type II toxin-antitoxin system RelE/ParE family toxin, which produces MDFSVSISNQAEEDLADIYSFILNEYKSQINAYAVLGRLYTEINNLSFMADGYHLYPNEPWYSRGLRYFSINDYSIFYIIKDVEDRKEARVTHVTNGKRDLDRFLSDMKID; this is translated from the coding sequence ATGGACTTTTCTGTATCAATCTCTAATCAAGCAGAAGAAGATCTTGCTGATATTTATTCATTTATCCTCAACGAATACAAATCTCAAATAAATGCGTATGCTGTTTTAGGCAGACTCTATACAGAAATTAATAACTTGTCTTTTATGGCTGATGGATATCATCTTTATCCGAATGAGCCTTGGTATTCTCGTGGTTTACGCTATTTTTCAATAAATGATTATTCAATCTTTTACATCATAAAAGATGTTGAAGATAGGAAAGAAGCCCGTGTAACTCACGTTACAAATGGAAAAAGAGATTTAGACCGTTTTCTTAGTGATATGAAAATTGATTAA
- a CDS encoding class I SAM-dependent methyltransferase: MTDFEKVKNYYKHFDEKNRLRNDNSGKLEFLMTMRILEKNLPALDDGAEISVLDLGGGAGVYSFPLAKKGYKVTLADLSETLLEQARKQKEEDKVENLIVCDQVNATDLSCYKDNSFDVVLLFGPLYHLTEKDERENCVSEIRRVLKTGGKVFASFIPHLSGSIALVQRFCWSPDQVSIDTLEECFDSGKFKNLSSNGFQEGYYPASEEIETLFATNGFEKLQLRSIRGFGYEKEDAIFKFKNKNVFSKILELIDSTAGDKSILEMCGHAMYVGVKK; encoded by the coding sequence ATGACAGATTTTGAAAAAGTAAAAAACTATTACAAACATTTTGATGAAAAAAATCGACTCAGAAATGACAACAGCGGAAAACTTGAGTTTTTGATGACGATGAGGATTCTGGAGAAGAATCTTCCAGCATTGGATGATGGAGCTGAAATCTCGGTTCTAGATCTTGGCGGTGGTGCCGGGGTTTATTCTTTTCCTCTTGCGAAGAAGGGATATAAGGTCACTCTTGCTGATCTTTCGGAGACATTGCTGGAACAAGCCAGGAAGCAGAAGGAAGAAGATAAGGTTGAAAATCTGATCGTCTGCGACCAGGTAAATGCGACAGACCTTAGTTGTTATAAAGATAATTCTTTTGATGTCGTACTTCTCTTTGGTCCGCTTTATCATCTTACAGAAAAAGATGAACGTGAAAACTGTGTGAGCGAAATCCGGCGCGTTCTCAAAACGGGCGGCAAAGTTTTTGCAAGTTTTATTCCTCACTTGTCGGGAAGTATTGCGCTCGTTCAAAGATTCTGCTGGAGCCCGGACCAGGTTAGCATCGACACTTTGGAAGAATGCTTTGATTCCGGCAAGTTCAAAAATCTTTCAAGCAACGGCTTTCAGGAAGGCTACTACCCTGCTTCAGAAGAAATTGAAACTCTCTTTGCCACAAATGGATTTGAAAAACTGCAGCTCCGTTCCATCCGTGGCTTTGGCTACGAAAAAGAAGATGCGATTTTCAAATTCAAAAATAAAAATGTCTTTTCAAAAATCCTCGAGCTGATTGATTCGACTGCCGGGGACAAATCAATTCTAGAAATGTGCGGACATGCAATGTACGTAGGAGTTAAAAAATGA
- a CDS encoding phosphotransferase enzyme family protein: MEKVLGMEEKLIQLLKTQYGLDNVSLDFLREGGCKTYIVNGEKKYLLKVIGNAFRDTAKQSVMIMRYLEEKGFPVPKTFLTTAGQAIVEISDDEPCLVLLQEFIEGEEPDLEKTESAEKVGELVGKLHSLMKDCPVQLVSRDKQFFIGRYLDFLRQKSYPKISNYEKVGEQLWEKVQGLPYGICHGDLHRGNLLQTKDGQIYFLDFDTVCQAPLMFDVMVMCDMTNYFNLQQEDIEITRKVYENFISGYTRHHPLSQEEKLSFYDWVAIRHFQLQATILEVHGINCIDEKFIDYQLYWLNKWMEQ, translated from the coding sequence ATGGAGAAAGTGCTAGGTATGGAAGAAAAACTGATTCAATTGCTGAAAACCCAATATGGACTGGACAATGTAAGTTTGGACTTTCTGAGAGAAGGTGGCTGCAAAACATATATTGTTAATGGTGAAAAAAAATATTTACTCAAGGTGATTGGAAATGCGTTTAGAGATACTGCAAAGCAGTCAGTTATGATTATGCGGTATTTGGAAGAAAAAGGCTTTCCTGTTCCAAAAACATTTTTGACTACAGCCGGGCAGGCAATTGTTGAAATTTCTGATGACGAACCGTGTCTGGTTCTTCTGCAGGAATTTATTGAAGGCGAGGAACCGGACCTTGAAAAAACTGAAAGTGCAGAAAAGGTCGGCGAGCTTGTTGGTAAGCTTCATAGCCTGATGAAGGATTGTCCTGTTCAGCTGGTTAGTCGCGACAAACAGTTTTTCATAGGACGTTATCTTGATTTCCTGCGTCAGAAGTCATATCCAAAAATTTCTAATTATGAAAAGGTTGGTGAACAGCTTTGGGAAAAGGTTCAGGGACTTCCTTATGGTATTTGCCATGGCGACCTTCATAGAGGGAACCTTTTGCAGACAAAAGACGGTCAGATTTATTTCTTAGATTTTGACACAGTCTGCCAGGCTCCTCTTATGTTTGATGTAATGGTCATGTGCGATATGACAAATTATTTTAATCTGCAGCAGGAAGATATTGAAATCACCCGTAAGGTTTATGAAAACTTTATTTCCGGTTATACTCGCCATCATCCATTATCACAGGAAGAAAAACTTTCATTTTACGATTGGGTTGCAATAAGACATTTTCAGCTGCAGGCAACAATTCTTGAAGTTCACGGTATAAATTGCATTGATGAAAAGTTTATAGACTATCAGCTTTACTGGTTGAATAAGTGGATGGAACAATGA
- a CDS encoding GNAT family N-acetyltransferase, which translates to MIYQLPEEKKALIFPLFKNRQPNTSALWCYFDGILPGKTFVDDINAPTKAICQLYMSWVYISDDADFVWIEETLREIIKHAWIQVVWTPERGSKFPLAELGTVIPRHEYTQRKPVEHKPRDVEIKPYDSELYEKVPWKEFHERVYGSKENFLKIAFGFYAIENGEISSESEAAFTARGYTELGIITDDDKQRKGFAFAVCVKTLEEVEKRGLKPIWACDVENLASMKLSEKLGFINPVKYNFIFFPQINESDNNIDKSCSQRSHQ; encoded by the coding sequence ATGATCTACCAATTACCTGAAGAAAAGAAAGCTTTGATTTTCCCCTTGTTCAAAAACAGGCAGCCAAACACTTCTGCGCTGTGGTGTTATTTTGATGGAATATTACCGGGTAAGACTTTTGTTGATGATATCAATGCGCCGACAAAAGCAATCTGTCAGCTTTATATGAGCTGGGTTTATATTAGTGATGACGCTGATTTTGTTTGGATTGAAGAAACCTTACGTGAAATAATCAAACATGCATGGATTCAGGTAGTCTGGACTCCTGAGAGGGGTTCAAAGTTTCCTCTGGCAGAATTGGGAACTGTAATTCCTCGGCACGAATATACTCAGAGAAAACCTGTTGAGCATAAACCGAGAGATGTTGAAATAAAACCATACGACAGCGAATTATATGAAAAGGTACCATGGAAAGAATTTCATGAACGTGTGTACGGTTCAAAAGAAAACTTCCTGAAAATTGCGTTCGGATTTTATGCTATTGAAAATGGCGAAATTAGCAGCGAGAGTGAAGCAGCATTTACTGCCCGTGGATACACAGAACTTGGAATTATCACTGATGATGATAAACAGCGAAAAGGTTTTGCCTTTGCAGTCTGTGTTAAAACTCTGGAAGAAGTTGAGAAAAGAGGCTTAAAGCCTATATGGGCCTGCGATGTAGAAAACCTTGCATCAATGAAACTTTCTGAAAAACTTGGATTTATAAATCCGGTGAAATACAATTTCATTTTCTTCCCGCAAATTAATGAATCAGATAATAATATAGATAAATCATGCAGTCAGAGATCACATCAATAA
- a CDS encoding AraC family transcriptional regulator, translating to MIGFEILQKSVDFIETHLLDNITYVDVAKQVNMSPYEFHRTFRFISGITPSAYIRNRRLSLAGQELLYTDIKVTDLAMKYWFDSVDGFTKAFSRFHGITPGVVKAGSKTLAMYNPLSIRVTMEGATPIKYKMTDLETVNFLVIPRSFSVDIIEDESDESISDFWGECIQTKKLDLLKTFRAKNDNRVFGLCSELKEDSTSFVYALAVIVPDDFDFSKVPDGFRKWQVEKSRYVIFNCYGKDGDCISKAWENYFQNFLPQSGLQTKEAPDFEIYFDEGEPDLMCELWIPVKTKTT from the coding sequence ATGATTGGTTTTGAAATTTTACAAAAGTCTGTAGATTTTATAGAAACTCACCTGCTTGATAACATCACTTATGTTGATGTTGCAAAACAGGTGAACATGTCGCCTTATGAATTTCATAGAACCTTTCGCTTTATTTCCGGCATCACTCCAAGTGCTTACATCAGAAACAGAAGACTTTCGCTCGCCGGTCAGGAACTTTTGTACACAGATATCAAAGTAACAGACCTCGCCATGAAATACTGGTTTGATTCTGTTGATGGATTTACAAAAGCCTTTTCGCGTTTTCATGGAATTACACCGGGCGTGGTAAAAGCAGGAAGCAAAACTCTTGCAATGTATAATCCGCTCAGTATCAGAGTTACGATGGAAGGTGCCACTCCAATCAAATATAAAATGACAGATCTGGAAACTGTAAACTTTCTTGTGATTCCGCGTTCTTTTTCTGTGGACATAATTGAAGATGAGAGCGATGAAAGCATTTCTGATTTCTGGGGCGAATGCATTCAAACCAAAAAACTTGATTTGTTGAAGACCTTCCGTGCAAAAAATGACAACAGAGTTTTCGGACTTTGCTCAGAACTCAAGGAAGATTCAACTTCTTTTGTATATGCGCTGGCGGTTATTGTTCCTGATGATTTTGATTTTAGTAAGGTACCGGATGGTTTTAGAAAATGGCAGGTTGAAAAAAGTCGCTATGTAATTTTTAACTGCTACGGCAAAGACGGTGACTGTATTTCAAAAGCGTGGGAAAATTATTTTCAGAACTTCCTTCCACAAAGCGGTTTGCAGACAAAAGAAGCTCCAGATTTTGAAATATATTTTGATGAAGGGGAACCAGACTTAATGTGCGAACTTTGGATTCCGGTGAAAACAAAAACTACGTAA
- a CDS encoding Gfo/Idh/MocA family oxidoreductase: protein MNIAILGTGFGKEHAKFFCQENLVDKIIVWGRNPEKLAEIEKEFGVQTTINLDDILNDTSIELVDVCLPTKVHAEYAIKAMRAGKHVFVEMPLADTSENGRKIFEAAKECGRRVFVDLFLQFEYPYQLLNKIKEDKRYGDLINFQIKRQTPHWWGNLDSKNIALNLMHHDIDFVLQLLGKTDKINVEGRDARPECAVVTAQFGYKNAVATIHGNSALFNSCPFSVGFEATFEKAFIRYFEDGYQNGRTDTKFEIFTDEKQEEIKLEQQNCYQLVCHNVLESILENKKSRLDIEHALFTLETINDWF from the coding sequence ATGAATATCGCAATTTTGGGAACAGGATTTGGGAAGGAACATGCAAAGTTTTTCTGTCAGGAAAATCTGGTAGATAAGATAATTGTCTGGGGACGCAATCCTGAGAAGCTGGCAGAAATTGAAAAAGAGTTCGGAGTTCAGACTACAATAAATCTGGATGACATATTGAATGATACCAGCATTGAGCTTGTTGATGTGTGTCTTCCAACTAAGGTTCACGCAGAATATGCCATAAAAGCTATGCGTGCCGGAAAGCATGTTTTTGTTGAAATGCCGTTGGCGGACACTTCTGAAAATGGACGAAAGATTTTTGAAGCAGCAAAAGAATGTGGACGTCGAGTTTTTGTAGATTTGTTCTTGCAGTTTGAGTATCCTTATCAGCTTTTGAATAAAATCAAAGAAGATAAGCGATATGGCGATTTAATCAACTTTCAGATAAAGCGTCAGACTCCGCATTGGTGGGGAAATCTTGATTCAAAAAATATTGCTTTGAATCTTATGCACCATGACATTGATTTTGTGTTACAATTACTCGGGAAAACTGATAAAATTAATGTTGAAGGAAGAGATGCCCGCCCTGAATGCGCTGTCGTAACCGCACAGTTTGGCTACAAAAATGCAGTGGCAACAATTCACGGAAACTCTGCGCTTTTTAATTCCTGTCCTTTCAGTGTGGGTTTTGAAGCGACCTTTGAAAAGGCCTTTATCCGTTACTTTGAAGACGGATATCAGAATGGGCGAACGGACACAAAGTTTGAAATCTTCACTGATGAAAAACAGGAAGAAATAAAGCTTGAACAGCAGAACTGTTATCAACTTGTATGTCATAATGTATTGGAATCAATTCTGGAAAATAAAAAGTCCAGACTTGATATTGAACACGCCCTGTTCACACTGGAAACGATAAATGATTGGTTTTGA
- a CDS encoding GNAT family N-acetyltransferase, translated as MNITTKQFQLLSDINLVWDFLVETYDWKNDSGRPAPFFEYALTATWMDSSYSFLDRFWFDGDKVVAFAYYEAPVTDIYFNVRKGYEFLADELIEYAVTTMPHFNGEQQFVFSDGQQFLKDAVAKRGFKQVYEYEDMIFDFKNELNYELPEGYHFVDHKDIDIVKCSKLCWYGFGHGERGEFVGWDKYDDSLEWTPAKSHKDGWASFMSPTPHETPQYNIIIADENEEYVCFSGMWWVPQNHLAYMEPLCTHPDHRKRGLAAAALTQHYRTLKPLGATHMTGGDDEFYKKIGYGKGYHWTIWRKC; from the coding sequence ATGAACATTACAACAAAACAATTTCAATTATTATCAGATATAAATCTCGTGTGGGATTTTCTTGTAGAAACTTATGACTGGAAAAATGACAGCGGACGGCCGGCGCCTTTTTTTGAATATGCACTTACTGCAACCTGGATGGATTCGTCATATTCTTTTTTGGACCGCTTCTGGTTCGATGGAGATAAGGTTGTTGCATTTGCTTATTACGAAGCACCGGTGACAGATATTTATTTCAATGTTCGTAAGGGGTATGAATTTCTTGCAGACGAGCTTATTGAATATGCCGTTACCACTATGCCTCATTTTAATGGCGAGCAGCAGTTTGTCTTTTCGGATGGGCAGCAGTTCTTAAAGGATGCGGTGGCAAAGCGTGGCTTCAAACAGGTCTATGAATATGAGGACATGATTTTTGATTTTAAGAATGAGCTGAATTATGAGCTGCCGGAGGGTTATCATTTTGTGGACCATAAGGACATTGATATCGTAAAATGTTCAAAGCTCTGCTGGTATGGTTTTGGTCATGGCGAGCGCGGCGAGTTTGTGGGCTGGGATAAATACGACGATTCTCTGGAATGGACTCCGGCAAAATCTCATAAGGACGGCTGGGCTTCTTTCATGTCACCAACTCCTCATGAAACTCCGCAGTACAACATCATCATTGCAGATGAGAACGAAGAATATGTCTGCTTCTCTGGTATGTGGTGGGTTCCTCAAAATCATCTTGCTTATATGGAACCGCTTTGCACTCACCCGGATCATCGAAAACGGGGATTGGCTGCAGCGGCACTTACTCAGCATTACCGCACGCTCAAGCCTCTCGGCGCAACTCACATGACCGGTGGCGACGACGAGTTCTACAAGAAGATTGGATATGGGAAAGGATATCACTGGACAATATGGAGAAAGTGCTAG
- a CDS encoding class I SAM-dependent methyltransferase gives MSNIENYRKYFTKDYLMGPNSFRLLDEFILRKPADAVFDRTLDLGCGYALTSMFLANETNAKTVYALDLWIAATENYKRIKENKLEDKIIPIHGDAMDMPFAHDYFDAIVSVDSYHYFGCKEGVFGEKILPFVKKGGCVMIAIPGLKKEPEGELKNIFETWAEGDDSQLFKTVAWWKNLLKKECGGSCEISVKEADCYDIAWKEWFDSGHEFGIRDKEFLSKGLNEILNFILIYVRKN, from the coding sequence ATGAGTAACATCGAGAACTACAGAAAATATTTCACAAAAGATTATCTTATGGGACCAAACTCGTTCAGGTTGCTGGATGAGTTTATTCTGCGAAAACCTGCCGATGCAGTTTTTGACAGGACTCTGGATCTGGGCTGCGGCTACGCTTTGACTTCGATGTTTCTTGCAAATGAAACAAATGCAAAGACTGTTTATGCTTTAGACCTTTGGATTGCTGCAACAGAAAACTATAAGCGCATAAAAGAAAACAAACTTGAAGATAAAATCATTCCGATTCATGGGGATGCAATGGACATGCCTTTTGCGCACGACTATTTTGATGCAATTGTGAGCGTTGATTCTTATCATTACTTTGGCTGCAAGGAAGGCGTGTTTGGTGAAAAGATTTTGCCGTTTGTCAAAAAAGGCGGCTGTGTGATGATTGCAATTCCGGGTTTGAAAAAAGAACCGGAGGGTGAACTCAAAAACATTTTTGAAACATGGGCTGAAGGTGATGATTCACAGTTATTCAAAACTGTTGCCTGGTGGAAAAATCTTCTGAAAAAAGAATGCGGCGGTTCCTGTGAAATCTCTGTAAAAGAAGCAGACTGTTATGACATTGCCTGGAAAGAATGGTTTGATTCAGGACATGAATTTGGAATCCGCGACAAAGAGTTTTTAAGCAAGGGGCTGAATGAAATCTTGAACTTTATACTGATCTATGTTAGAAAAAATTAG
- a CDS encoding GNAT family protein gives MKTELKTKRLTLRPVQLGDEKEIHEYAGDKEITMMFWLPNDSFEETAEFVKQNAADWGSPDQLDYEFVIIYEGKIIGGCDADLSHSEDHSYATLGWIINKKYRKQGFASEAAAALLDFAFTNLSINKVYAQCDCKNAASFGVMKKIGMTLVDDKGTRTYPKTGITSGEFTCLITREEWENRK, from the coding sequence ATGAAAACAGAATTAAAAACAAAAAGACTTACATTGCGCCCAGTTCAACTTGGTGATGAAAAAGAGATTCATGAATATGCCGGTGACAAGGAAATCACAATGATGTTCTGGCTACCGAATGATAGTTTTGAAGAGACTGCAGAGTTTGTAAAACAAAATGCTGCAGACTGGGGCTCTCCGGATCAGCTGGATTATGAGTTTGTAATCATTTACGAAGGAAAAATAATCGGTGGCTGCGATGCAGATCTCAGCCATAGTGAAGATCATTCCTATGCAACTCTCGGCTGGATAATCAACAAGAAGTATCGCAAGCAGGGCTTCGCATCTGAGGCGGCAGCAGCACTTTTAGATTTTGCTTTCACAAATCTTTCAATCAACAAAGTGTATGCACAATGCGACTGTAAGAACGCAGCTTCCTTTGGCGTAATGAAAAAAATCGGAATGACTTTAGTTGATGACAAGGGAACCCGAACTTACCCGAAAACCGGTATAACTTCGGGCGAGTTCACGTGTCTTATTACTCGTGAAGAATGGGAGAATAGAAAGTAA